The Antarcticibacterium flavum genome contains the following window.
TAAATTTTAAGGAAGGACAGAAGGAAAAGCTTTTAAAAGAAGCAAAGGAGAAAGTTGCACGGGAGAATAATCCAATTGAATTAAATTAGGTCCTGGTATGAAAAACTACGTTCTCACATCAATTTTTATTATACTTATTTCCCACACCGGGTTTTCTCAGAAATCGCTCACAGATGAGTTCAAATACAAAGCAACTTATCAAATTACCTGGCAAATTGATTCCACAAATGCGGAGTCTGTTCAAACTGAAGTTATGGACCTATACCTGGGAGACAAGGTTTCCAGATTTTCCAGCCGGGAGCGATTGGCCGGGGATTCCTTATTACAGGCACGAAAAAAAAATCCTAAAGAATTCAGTGGAAAATTCAAGGGGGCACCTCAAACTGAATTTGATTATTATATCTACAAGGGAGTAGGCGATGGAAAGCTTGCCTTTACCCAAAAAATAGTCAAGGATAACCTTATGTACATCCAGGACATGGATCAATTTGAATGGGAAATACTTCCGGAAACCAAAGAGTTTGCCGGCTATCAGGTTCAAAAAGCCACTACAAATTTTGCCGGGAGAAATTATATCGCATGGTTCACTCCCGAAATCCCTATTTCAGATGGCCCATATAAATTCAACGGGTT
Protein-coding sequences here:
- a CDS encoding GLPGLI family protein, giving the protein MKNYVLTSIFIILISHTGFSQKSLTDEFKYKATYQITWQIDSTNAESVQTEVMDLYLGDKVSRFSSRERLAGDSLLQARKKNPKEFSGKFKGAPQTEFDYYIYKGVGDGKLAFTQKIVKDNLMYIQDMDQFEWEILPETKEFAGYQVQKATTNFAGRNYIAWFTPEIPISDGPYKFNGLPGLIVEVSDDQDHYFFRLTDFKILKEPVPFEFDPEEYIATSREKLLYALAEYDRDPFAALGKVGITMKFKPGQKEKMMKEHKETLQKRNNPIELE